Proteins found in one Promicromonospora sukumoe genomic segment:
- a CDS encoding AMP-dependent synthetase/ligase produces the protein MDEIFSPILIELPPTSNLNDVLAERVGAGADKPMMEVPAGKGEPWRVVTAGEFDAQVVAVAKGLVAHGIEPGDRVGIMCRTRYEWAVLDFAAWAAGAVPVPVYETSSAEQVEWILSDAEVKLVFTETAAHAATVAEVRDAVPLVTDVLVIDDGALDAVAADGKDVPDAEITRRRGLSGLDDLATIIYTSGTTGRPKGAELTHRNFASLAVNAVEAVPEVFAKEGGRTLLFIPMAHVFARYIHVLAVAGGVVTGHWADTSTLVNGLGEFKPTFILAVPRVFEKVYNTAEQTAAAGGKAKIFHWATATGIAWSRALDTPSGPGLGLRLQHAVASALVFSKLRARLGGQAEFAVSGGGPLGERLGHFYRGLGLKVLEGYGLTESTAPTSVNRPTATKIGSVGLQLPGCGAKIAEDGEILLKGHHIFRAYHKNEAATAESFTEDGWFRTGDLGVLDDDGFLTITGRKKEIIVTAGGKNVAPSMLEDRIRAHALVSQCVVVGDGKPYIGALFTLDAEGLPGWLKMHGKPAMSVDEARKDPDVLAALDGAVQRANKSVSKAESIRKYTVLAGDLTIENGYLTPKQSVKRAVFLKDYDADVERLYADKNKDSLHLLN, from the coding sequence ATGGACGAGATCTTCAGCCCGATCCTCATCGAGCTGCCCCCCACCTCCAATCTCAACGATGTCCTTGCCGAGCGGGTCGGCGCCGGTGCCGACAAGCCGATGATGGAGGTTCCTGCGGGGAAGGGCGAACCCTGGCGGGTCGTCACTGCCGGCGAGTTCGACGCCCAGGTGGTCGCTGTGGCGAAGGGCCTCGTGGCCCACGGCATCGAGCCCGGGGACCGCGTCGGCATCATGTGCCGCACGCGGTACGAGTGGGCCGTGCTGGACTTCGCGGCCTGGGCCGCGGGTGCGGTGCCCGTCCCGGTCTACGAGACCTCCTCGGCCGAGCAGGTCGAGTGGATCCTCTCCGACGCCGAGGTGAAGCTGGTCTTCACCGAGACCGCGGCCCACGCCGCCACCGTCGCCGAGGTGCGCGACGCCGTCCCGCTCGTGACCGACGTGCTCGTCATCGACGACGGTGCGCTCGACGCGGTCGCGGCGGACGGCAAGGACGTGCCCGACGCGGAGATCACCCGCCGCCGGGGCCTGTCCGGCCTCGACGACCTCGCCACGATCATCTACACCTCGGGCACCACGGGCCGCCCGAAGGGCGCCGAGCTGACGCACCGCAACTTCGCGTCGCTCGCCGTGAACGCCGTCGAGGCCGTGCCGGAGGTGTTCGCCAAGGAGGGCGGACGCACCCTCCTGTTCATCCCGATGGCGCACGTGTTCGCGCGCTACATCCACGTGCTCGCGGTCGCCGGCGGCGTCGTCACCGGGCACTGGGCCGACACGTCGACCCTGGTCAACGGCCTGGGCGAATTCAAGCCGACCTTCATCCTCGCAGTGCCGCGGGTGTTCGAGAAGGTCTACAACACGGCCGAGCAGACGGCGGCGGCCGGCGGCAAGGCCAAGATCTTCCACTGGGCCACGGCGACGGGCATCGCGTGGTCGCGCGCGCTCGACACGCCGTCGGGCCCGGGGCTGGGCCTGCGGCTGCAGCACGCGGTCGCCAGCGCGCTGGTGTTCTCCAAGCTGCGCGCCAGGCTCGGCGGGCAGGCGGAGTTCGCGGTCTCGGGCGGCGGCCCGCTGGGCGAGCGCCTCGGGCACTTCTACCGCGGCCTGGGCCTGAAGGTGCTGGAGGGCTACGGCCTCACCGAGTCCACGGCCCCCACCAGCGTGAACCGTCCGACGGCGACCAAGATCGGCTCCGTCGGCCTCCAGCTCCCGGGCTGCGGCGCCAAGATCGCCGAGGACGGCGAGATCCTGCTCAAGGGTCACCACATCTTCCGGGCGTACCACAAGAACGAGGCCGCGACGGCGGAGTCGTTCACCGAGGACGGCTGGTTCCGCACCGGCGACCTGGGTGTGCTGGACGACGACGGGTTCCTCACGATCACCGGCCGCAAGAAGGAGATCATCGTCACGGCGGGCGGCAAGAACGTGGCGCCCTCCATGCTGGAGGACCGCATCCGGGCGCACGCGCTGGTCAGCCAGTGCGTCGTCGTCGGCGACGGCAAGCCGTACATCGGCGCGCTCTTCACGCTCGACGCCGAGGGCCTGCCGGGCTGGCTCAAGATGCACGGCAAGCCCGCGATGTCGGTGGACGAGGCCCGCAAGGACCCGGACGTGCTCGCGGCCCTGGACGGCGCCGTCCAGCGGGCGAACAAGTCGGTGTCCAAGGCGGAGTCGATCCGCAAGTACACGGTGCTGGCGGGCGACCTGACGATCGAGAACGGCTACCTCACGCCGAAGCAGAGCGTGAAGCGGGCGGTGTTCCTCAAGGACTACGACGCCGACGTCGAGCGCCTGTACGCGGACAAGAACAAGGACAGCCTGCACCTACTCAACTAG